One Archangium lipolyticum DNA segment encodes these proteins:
- a CDS encoding CocE/NonD family hydrolase, translating to MHLTFRSLVVLVCLALAGPARAQTARPQQPHGESPERAEYIRSNYTKFEYRIPMRDGTRLFTSVYVPNDASPGKRYPVLLVRTPYSVAPYGQDRYARRLGSTAQYEKDGFIFAFQDVRGRNMSEGEFVNVRPHLAKKSGPKDIDESTDTYDTIEWLVKNVQGNNGRVGQWGISYPGFYTSAGAIDSHPALKAVSPQAPIADWFWDDMHRHGAFNLVLAFNFFSSFGKPRPAPTSSEDWKRFEHGTPDGYQFFLDMGPLSNADTRYLKGDIAFWKDIIAHPNYDAFWQSRNLLPHLKNIKAAVMVVGGWFDTEDLYGPLRTYSAIEKQNPGIANTLVMGPWPHGGWTRGDSSALGDAEFGFQTGELYQALELAFFKHHLKGGEKPNLPEALVFETGANRWRRFDTWPPKQVREQKLYFQPKGGLTFSAPTAKEESFDEYVSDPNKPVPYTTEITTGWTRNYMTEDQRFAARRPDVLVYQTEPLENDLTLAGPLEAELWVSTTATDADWVVKLVDVNPGRMPGFSREDEAAGRKNRGGQQTLVRGEPFRGRFRDSYSEPKPFKPGEVTKVRFVINDVFHTFERGHRVMIQVQSSWFPFIDRNPQTFVPNIFEAKEEDFVRAFHRVYRSTAHPSSLKVSVLPAADE from the coding sequence ATGCACCTCACGTTCCGTAGCCTCGTGGTGCTCGTGTGCCTCGCGCTTGCCGGCCCGGCCCGGGCGCAGACCGCGAGACCCCAGCAACCCCATGGCGAATCGCCCGAGCGCGCCGAGTACATCCGCTCGAACTACACCAAGTTCGAGTACCGCATCCCGATGCGTGACGGCACGAGGCTGTTCACGTCCGTCTATGTCCCCAACGACGCAAGCCCCGGCAAGCGCTACCCGGTGCTGCTCGTGCGCACGCCCTACTCGGTGGCGCCGTACGGCCAGGACCGGTACGCGCGCAGGCTCGGGTCCACCGCGCAGTACGAGAAGGACGGCTTCATCTTCGCCTTCCAGGACGTACGGGGCCGCAACATGTCCGAGGGCGAGTTCGTCAACGTGCGCCCGCACCTCGCGAAGAAGAGCGGGCCCAAGGACATCGACGAGAGCACGGACACGTACGACACCATCGAGTGGCTGGTGAAGAACGTGCAGGGCAACAACGGCCGCGTGGGCCAGTGGGGCATCTCCTATCCGGGCTTCTACACGTCGGCGGGCGCCATCGACTCGCACCCGGCGCTCAAGGCGGTGTCGCCGCAGGCGCCCATCGCCGACTGGTTCTGGGACGACATGCACCGGCACGGCGCCTTCAACCTGGTGCTGGCGTTCAACTTCTTCTCCTCCTTCGGCAAGCCCCGCCCGGCCCCCACCTCCAGCGAGGACTGGAAGCGCTTCGAGCACGGCACGCCGGACGGCTACCAGTTCTTCCTCGACATGGGGCCGCTGAGCAACGCGGACACGCGCTACCTCAAGGGCGACATCGCCTTCTGGAAGGACATCATCGCGCACCCCAACTACGACGCGTTCTGGCAGTCGCGCAACCTCCTGCCGCACCTGAAGAACATCAAGGCCGCGGTGATGGTGGTGGGCGGCTGGTTCGACACCGAGGACCTGTACGGGCCGCTGCGCACCTACAGCGCCATCGAGAAGCAGAACCCGGGCATCGCCAACACGCTGGTCATGGGCCCGTGGCCGCACGGAGGCTGGACGCGCGGGGACAGCTCCGCGCTGGGTGACGCCGAGTTCGGCTTCCAGACGGGCGAACTCTACCAAGCACTGGAGCTCGCCTTCTTCAAGCACCACCTCAAGGGGGGAGAGAAGCCCAACCTGCCCGAGGCCCTGGTGTTCGAGACCGGGGCCAACCGCTGGCGGCGCTTCGACACGTGGCCGCCGAAGCAGGTGCGCGAGCAGAAGCTCTACTTCCAGCCGAAGGGCGGCCTCACCTTCTCGGCCCCCACGGCCAAGGAGGAGTCCTTCGACGAGTACGTGAGCGACCCGAACAAGCCGGTGCCCTACACGACGGAGATCACCACGGGCTGGACCAGGAACTACATGACCGAGGACCAGCGCTTCGCCGCGCGCCGGCCCGACGTGCTCGTGTACCAGACGGAGCCGCTGGAGAACGATCTCACGCTGGCCGGTCCGCTGGAGGCGGAGCTGTGGGTGTCCACCACGGCAACGGACGCGGACTGGGTGGTGAAGCTCGTCGACGTGAACCCGGGCAGGATGCCGGGCTTCTCGAGGGAGGACGAGGCGGCGGGAAGGAAGAACCGGGGAGGCCAGCAAACGCTGGTGCGCGGTGAGCCGTTCCGCGGCCGCTTCCGCGACAGCTACAGCGAGCCCAAGCCGTTCAAGCCGGGCGAGGTGACGAAGGTGCGCTTCGTCATCAACGACGTCTTCCACACCTTCGAGCGCGGGCACCGGGTGATGATCCAGGTGCAGTCGAGCTGGTTCCCGTTCATCGACCGGAACCCGCAGACCTTCGTGCCCAACATCTTCGAGGCGAAGGAGGAGGACTTCGTGCGCGCCTTCCACCGCGTCTA
- a CDS encoding mannosyltransferase family protein, producing the protein MPRSASRIVALAAPGALLACTLAVVVAARSFPESYSPARLSWPNASLLLGWVRFDAGWYAEIATQGYGYTPGQQSSVAFFPAYPLAIRGLGALGVDTFIAGVLLTVLCGLAAVLLFTRWASHLKGEEAARDAGLLLVFYPFAFFLYGAMYSDALFLLLLVGAFYLLERGQLLPAVLLGAVATAARPVAPALVLGLLARRLEWKHQRGEKWTLWDALPVLAGLGLVLYVLYLWHAFGEPFAFAKVQSAPGWDQRPGWRTWLKVRWFQGFSSSMTLADGLRLVGHAAFSLGALALVWPTVKRLGWGYGAYVAAMVGMPTLSSKDFMGMGRYLLAAFPLFLTLALLLRERPRLRWGVLATSAVLLVSLAAAYGAGAYVS; encoded by the coding sequence ATGCCCCGCTCCGCGTCCCGCATCGTCGCCCTCGCCGCGCCTGGCGCCCTGCTCGCCTGCACCCTCGCCGTGGTGGTGGCCGCGCGCTCCTTCCCCGAGAGCTACAGCCCGGCGCGGCTCTCCTGGCCCAACGCATCCCTGCTCCTGGGCTGGGTGCGTTTCGACGCGGGTTGGTACGCGGAGATCGCCACCCAGGGATACGGGTACACCCCTGGCCAGCAGAGCTCGGTGGCCTTCTTTCCCGCCTATCCGCTCGCCATCCGCGGGCTCGGCGCGCTGGGCGTGGACACCTTCATCGCCGGCGTGCTGCTCACCGTGCTCTGTGGCCTGGCCGCCGTGCTGCTCTTCACCCGCTGGGCCTCCCACCTGAAGGGAGAGGAGGCCGCACGCGACGCGGGGCTCCTGCTCGTCTTCTACCCCTTCGCCTTCTTCCTCTATGGGGCGATGTACTCGGACGCGCTCTTCCTCCTGCTGCTGGTGGGCGCCTTCTACCTGCTCGAGCGCGGCCAGCTGCTACCCGCGGTGCTGCTGGGCGCGGTGGCCACCGCCGCACGCCCGGTGGCTCCGGCGCTGGTGCTCGGGCTGCTCGCGCGCCGGCTCGAGTGGAAGCACCAGCGCGGCGAGAAGTGGACCCTCTGGGACGCGCTCCCGGTGCTCGCCGGCCTGGGGCTCGTGCTCTACGTCCTCTACCTCTGGCATGCCTTCGGCGAGCCCTTCGCCTTCGCCAAGGTGCAGTCCGCCCCGGGGTGGGACCAGCGGCCCGGTTGGCGCACCTGGCTCAAGGTGCGCTGGTTCCAGGGCTTCAGCTCCTCCATGACACTCGCGGACGGGCTGCGGCTGGTGGGGCATGCCGCCTTCTCCCTCGGGGCGCTCGCCCTGGTGTGGCCCACCGTGAAGCGGCTCGGTTGGGGCTACGGCGCCTATGTCGCGGCCATGGTCGGAATGCCCACCCTCTCCAGCAAGGACTTCATGGGCATGGGGCGCTACCTGCTCGCCGCCTTTCCGCTCTTCCTCACGCTCGCGCTGTTGCTGCGCGAGCGGCCTCGTCTACGCTGGGGGGTGCTCGCCACCAGTGCCGTGTTGCTCGTCTCTCTCGCCGCCGCCTACGGCGCGGGAGCCTACGTGTCATGA
- a CDS encoding class I SAM-dependent methyltransferase, which yields MNAPISAALSLFSRLPPAERFHVHARAFSAPLEAIAARVPHGGTVADVGCGHGLLSGLLALSDSRRMVHGVDPDPRKIEWARQGPGWLSNVKVEVGTVETLAARLPGHFDAVVVSDVLYLLPVERWPGFLREARRLLRPGGRLLVKEAEGDGTWKHLKCLAQEVVMVKLLGRTKAGGSLVLQSRGAVEALLRQTGFTPRETVALGAGYSTPHILYVAEAAGEAAASAP from the coding sequence ATGAACGCGCCCATCTCCGCCGCCCTCTCGCTCTTCTCCCGGCTGCCCCCCGCCGAGCGCTTCCACGTCCACGCTCGTGCCTTCTCCGCGCCACTCGAGGCCATCGCCGCCCGTGTGCCCCACGGTGGCACCGTGGCCGATGTGGGATGCGGTCATGGACTGCTCTCCGGGCTTCTCGCCCTGAGCGATTCCCGGCGAATGGTGCATGGGGTCGATCCTGACCCACGCAAAATCGAGTGGGCCCGCCAGGGACCCGGCTGGCTGTCCAACGTGAAGGTCGAGGTGGGCACCGTGGAGACATTGGCCGCGCGGCTCCCCGGGCACTTCGACGCGGTGGTGGTGAGCGACGTCCTCTACCTGCTGCCGGTGGAGCGCTGGCCCGGCTTCCTCCGCGAGGCCCGTCGCCTGCTGCGCCCCGGTGGGCGGCTCCTGGTGAAGGAGGCCGAGGGGGATGGCACCTGGAAGCACCTCAAGTGCCTCGCGCAGGAGGTGGTGATGGTGAAGCTGCTCGGCCGGACGAAGGCCGGTGGCTCGCTGGTGCTTCAGTCCCGCGGCGCGGTGGAGGCCCTGCTGCGCCAGACCGGCTTCACCCCGCGCGAGACGGTGGCGCTGGGGGCGGGCTACTCCACGCCCCACATCCTCTATGTGGCGGAGGCGGCCGGGGAGGCCGCGGCCAGCGCGCCGTAG
- a CDS encoding ChbG/HpnK family deacetylase yields the protein MGRAPTRLVVNADDLGLHPALDAGILRAHREGIVTSATVLVKGPSAARAVPSARAQGLALGVHLSLSTRLPPAAPASHVPTVAPGGRMRASWADFARAWLTGQVRREEVELELAAQLRLARELGAEVDHLDAHQHLHLLPGVRPLVEALAKREGLPLRWPDRLPRVSWLRAPGPAVKTTLLTLLARAAPGPVPGVRRVSAGGVFEAGQLTEAALLSLLESLPPGDFELGCHPGEGRPHVPEDPAWSYGWQSELDALTSPRVLARIERLGVRLTTYGALAAASPAASAT from the coding sequence GTGGGACGCGCCCCCACGCGCCTGGTCGTCAACGCGGACGACCTCGGGCTGCACCCGGCCCTGGACGCCGGCATCCTCCGGGCACACCGCGAGGGCATCGTCACCAGCGCCACGGTGCTGGTGAAGGGCCCCAGCGCCGCTCGAGCGGTGCCGAGCGCACGGGCCCAGGGGCTCGCCCTGGGTGTCCACCTGAGCCTCTCCACCCGGCTGCCCCCGGCGGCTCCCGCCTCGCACGTGCCCACGGTGGCCCCGGGAGGGCGGATGCGCGCGAGCTGGGCGGACTTCGCGCGGGCGTGGCTCACCGGACAGGTGCGCCGCGAGGAGGTGGAGCTGGAGCTGGCCGCGCAGCTGAGGCTCGCGCGGGAGCTGGGCGCGGAGGTGGACCATCTGGACGCACACCAGCACCTGCACCTGCTCCCGGGCGTGCGTCCGCTGGTGGAGGCCCTGGCCAAGCGCGAGGGACTGCCCCTGCGCTGGCCGGACCGGCTGCCCCGCGTCTCGTGGCTGCGGGCACCCGGGCCAGCGGTGAAGACGACGCTGCTGACGCTGCTGGCCCGCGCCGCACCGGGGCCAGTGCCCGGCGTGCGGCGGGTGAGCGCGGGCGGCGTCTTCGAGGCGGGCCAGCTCACCGAGGCGGCCCTGCTCTCCCTGCTGGAGTCGCTGCCACCGGGAGACTTCGAGCTCGGCTGCCACCCGGGCGAGGGCCGCCCCCACGTGCCGGAGGATCCGGCCTGGAGCTACGGCTGGCAGTCCGAGCTGGACGCGCTCACCAGCCCCAGGGTGTTGGCGCGCATCGAGCGGCTCGGAGTACGGCTGACCACCTACGGCGCGCTGGCCGCGGCCTCCCCGGCCGCCTCCGCCACATAG
- a CDS encoding glycosyltransferase family 2 protein produces MGKSPSISLFFPAWNEEDYVERAVSRAQTVLSRLTDDYEIIVVNDASTDRTQEICEQLAARIPQFRVITHPVNLKLGGAMRTGLSASTKDIVVYSDIDLPFDLNELERALHLMKYLEADMICAFRFDRTSEGPKRIVYSFAYNTLIRTLFGVHVKDINFSFKVMHRRVLEAVELNSQGSFIDAELVVKAINQGFRVFQMGVDYFPRTRGISTLSSPSVIVKMVRELVKLYPETKKPQAARRPVRLPPSVAPLHGAQRERTRGHG; encoded by the coding sequence GTGGGCAAATCCCCCAGCATCAGCCTCTTCTTTCCGGCCTGGAACGAGGAGGACTACGTGGAGCGTGCGGTGTCGCGCGCCCAGACCGTGCTCTCCCGACTCACGGACGACTACGAAATCATCGTCGTCAACGATGCCTCCACGGACCGCACACAGGAAATCTGCGAGCAGCTGGCCGCGCGCATCCCACAGTTCCGCGTCATCACCCACCCCGTCAACCTGAAGCTGGGCGGGGCGATGCGCACGGGCCTGTCCGCGTCCACCAAGGACATCGTGGTGTACTCGGACATCGACCTGCCCTTCGACCTGAACGAGCTGGAGCGGGCGCTGCACCTGATGAAGTACCTGGAAGCGGACATGATCTGCGCCTTCCGGTTCGACCGCACCAGCGAGGGACCCAAGCGCATCGTCTACTCGTTCGCCTACAACACGCTCATCCGCACGCTGTTCGGTGTCCACGTCAAGGACATCAACTTCAGCTTCAAGGTGATGCACCGGCGGGTGCTGGAGGCGGTGGAGCTCAACAGCCAGGGCTCCTTCATCGACGCGGAGCTGGTGGTGAAGGCCATCAACCAGGGCTTCCGCGTGTTCCAGATGGGCGTGGACTACTTCCCGCGCACGCGCGGCATCTCCACGCTGTCCTCGCCCTCCGTCATCGTGAAGATGGTGCGCGAGCTGGTGAAGCTGTACCCGGAGACGAAGAAGCCGCAGGCCGCCAGGCGTCCGGTGCGGCTGCCGCCCTCGGTGGCGCCGTTGCACGGTGCGCAGCGCGAGCGGACGCGCGGCCACGGGTAG
- a CDS encoding diguanylate cyclase gives MAAGPEAQRRIDEAHLVLLVLGPAGGPSRALLQHLMAQDDEGKGPPVIALVPADERSAVLAVLRLGAEVVRTPVDPEELMARMARCIQERQRFNALVARVASLERLSITDGLTQVHNHRYFQDRLREEFRRAQRYDDPLSLILLDLDHFKAFNDEHGHQVGDIVLCDVAAALQRSVRETDLLARYGGEEFAILLPRTPLAGALTVAERVWRELGLLLTGPQRTLRVTASVGVSSFPHHAVNSAEQLVRSADQALYRAKSEGRNRICVHSSPSPLANPTPR, from the coding sequence GTGGCCGCTGGTCCCGAGGCCCAGCGTCGCATCGACGAGGCCCACCTGGTTCTTCTCGTCCTGGGTCCCGCTGGTGGGCCGTCGCGTGCGCTCTTGCAGCACCTGATGGCTCAGGACGACGAGGGCAAGGGGCCCCCGGTCATCGCGCTGGTGCCCGCGGACGAGCGCTCCGCGGTGCTGGCCGTGCTGCGGCTGGGCGCGGAGGTGGTGCGCACCCCGGTGGATCCGGAGGAGCTCATGGCGCGCATGGCACGCTGCATCCAGGAGCGGCAGCGCTTCAACGCGCTCGTCGCCCGCGTGGCCTCGTTGGAGCGCCTCTCCATCACCGACGGCCTCACCCAGGTCCACAACCACCGCTACTTCCAGGACCGGCTGCGCGAGGAGTTCCGGCGCGCCCAGCGCTATGACGACCCGCTGTCGCTCATCCTGCTCGACCTGGACCACTTCAAGGCCTTCAACGACGAGCACGGCCACCAGGTGGGCGACATCGTGCTGTGCGACGTGGCGGCGGCCCTCCAGCGCAGCGTGCGGGAGACGGACCTGCTCGCCCGCTACGGAGGCGAGGAGTTCGCCATCCTGCTGCCGCGCACTCCGCTGGCCGGTGCCCTCACCGTGGCCGAGCGCGTGTGGCGCGAGCTGGGCCTGCTGCTCACCGGTCCCCAGCGGACGTTGCGCGTCACCGCGTCCGTCGGCGTCTCGTCCTTCCCCCACCACGCCGTCAACAGCGCCGAGCAGCTCGTGCGCTCCGCGGACCAGGCGCTCTACCGTGCCAAGAGCGAAGGGCGGAATCGCATCTGTGTGCATTCCTCTCCCTCGCCCCTCGCCAATCCTACTCCTCGTTAG
- a CDS encoding response regulator, with protein sequence MPRGRLLLVDDEEYILKSIRRVLRRGDWQIETASDAEEGLKALERFTPEVVISDFRMPGMNGVEFLSRVKAQVPRAQRIMLTGQADQQAIEEAINRSEIFRFISKPWNDSHLVLTVKSAFEQYALQTENERLLRVTQQQNEELRRLNAELETRVALRTHLLSQAKREWELSFDSMDTPLAVVRKDYGVRRANRAYIDLAGDRLKEPLSEEEAEQRCHKLLFDRDTPCQGCPLPEALQSGKGTRSEISQRGRTYAMSAYPLTGEGRAVCSYRDISDEREMTRRLIETEKMAAVGQLAGGVAHEINNPLGGILAFAQLMKRDEGRTPSDMESLDLIEESALRCKRIVESLLKFSRHSKTEDRRTFQLNKCAEDSAVLFGAQLKSYSKVRMELRLASDLPELFGDPGQLSQVMLNLLQNGLHALPSTGGVLTLETGRDGDRCYFRVIDSGSGIEERYLSRIFDPAFTTKPPGQGTGLGLAIAYRIVEDHGGIFKVDTRLGEGSRFTVFIPIPLQLERLP encoded by the coding sequence GTGCCACGCGGACGGCTGCTGCTGGTGGACGACGAGGAGTACATCCTGAAGTCCATCCGGCGGGTGCTCCGTCGCGGCGATTGGCAGATCGAGACGGCCTCCGATGCGGAGGAGGGCCTCAAGGCCCTCGAACGCTTCACTCCGGAGGTGGTCATCTCGGACTTCCGCATGCCGGGCATGAACGGCGTGGAGTTTCTCAGCCGGGTGAAGGCGCAGGTGCCACGGGCCCAGCGCATCATGCTCACCGGACAGGCGGACCAGCAGGCCATCGAGGAGGCGATCAACCGGTCGGAGATCTTCCGTTTCATCTCCAAGCCGTGGAACGACAGCCACCTGGTGCTCACGGTCAAGAGCGCCTTCGAGCAGTACGCGCTCCAGACGGAGAACGAGCGGCTGCTCCGGGTGACGCAGCAGCAGAACGAGGAGCTGCGGCGGCTCAACGCGGAGCTGGAGACGCGCGTGGCGCTGCGCACGCACCTGCTGAGCCAGGCCAAGCGTGAGTGGGAGCTATCGTTCGACTCCATGGACACGCCGCTGGCCGTGGTGCGCAAGGACTACGGCGTGCGCCGGGCCAACCGGGCGTACATCGACCTGGCGGGCGACCGGCTCAAGGAGCCGTTGTCCGAGGAGGAGGCCGAGCAGCGCTGCCACAAGCTGCTGTTCGACCGGGACACACCCTGCCAGGGCTGCCCTCTGCCCGAGGCGCTCCAGAGCGGCAAGGGCACGCGCTCGGAGATCTCCCAGCGTGGGCGCACCTACGCCATGTCCGCCTACCCGCTGACGGGTGAGGGGCGCGCCGTGTGCTCCTACCGGGACATCTCGGATGAGCGCGAGATGACGCGCCGGCTCATCGAGACGGAGAAGATGGCGGCGGTGGGCCAGCTCGCCGGTGGCGTGGCGCACGAAATCAACAACCCGCTGGGCGGCATCCTCGCCTTCGCGCAGTTGATGAAGCGCGACGAGGGGCGCACCCCCTCCGACATGGAGTCGCTGGATCTCATCGAGGAGAGCGCGCTGCGCTGCAAGCGCATCGTGGAGAGCCTCCTGAAGTTCAGCCGCCACAGCAAGACGGAGGACCGGCGCACCTTCCAGCTCAACAAGTGCGCGGAGGACTCGGCGGTGCTCTTCGGGGCGCAGCTCAAGTCGTACTCCAAGGTGCGCATGGAGCTGAGGCTGGCGTCGGATCTGCCGGAGCTGTTCGGAGACCCGGGCCAGCTGTCGCAGGTGATGCTCAACCTGCTGCAGAACGGGCTGCACGCGCTGCCTTCCACGGGGGGCGTGCTGACCCTGGAGACGGGGCGCGATGGCGACCGGTGCTACTTCCGGGTCATCGACTCGGGCAGTGGCATCGAGGAGCGCTACCTGTCGCGCATCTTCGATCCGGCGTTCACCACCAAGCCTCCCGGCCAGGGCACGGGCCTGGGGCTGGCCATCGCCTACCGCATCGTCGAGGACCACGGCGGCATCTTCAAGGTGGACACCCGGCTCGGTGAGGGTTCGCGCTTCACCGTCTTCATCCCCATCCCCCTGCAGCTCGAGAGGTTGCCGTGA
- a CDS encoding sigma-54-dependent transcriptional regulator, protein MNPQPSTTAAPKRAKILVVDDDPIVLKAVTVILTREGYQVVSIDDAVEGLTAAKDPSIDVAVLDIKMPNLSGMDLLRGIKAARPDVEVIMMTAFATVETAVEAVKSGAYDYLTKPFENIDEVSMTVAKAAERKALRDRARALEEALTARNQFEELIGQSSQMRAVFKLVETVSHSTATVLIQGESGTGKELVARAIHYRSARKDKPFVAVNCSALTDTLLESELFGHIKGSFTGATSNKKGLFEAADGGTIFLDEIGDVPPATQVRLLRVLQEGEVKRVGANEPVKVDVRVIAATHVDLNRAKEQGKFREDLFYRLNVITIDLPPLRDRPEDVPLLAHHFLKLYSGKVGKRVTGFMPRAMEALTCNRWMGNVRELENVIERAVVLTSKEVLDVDDLPPGFQDAPQAGAQVEVFSLAHLPYAQAKRLAMRAFERRYLTALLERNNHNVSSAARAAGVDRSNFRRLLKQYEVGGRSMKRGKDDDDTLEVAS, encoded by the coding sequence GTGAACCCGCAGCCGTCCACCACCGCCGCTCCCAAGCGCGCCAAGATCCTGGTCGTGGATGACGATCCGATCGTCCTCAAGGCGGTCACGGTCATCCTCACCCGAGAGGGCTACCAGGTCGTCTCCATCGACGATGCCGTGGAAGGACTGACCGCGGCGAAGGATCCGTCCATCGACGTGGCCGTCCTGGACATCAAGATGCCCAACCTGTCCGGGATGGACCTGCTGCGCGGCATCAAGGCGGCGCGTCCGGACGTGGAGGTCATCATGATGACCGCCTTCGCCACCGTGGAGACGGCGGTGGAGGCGGTGAAGTCCGGCGCGTACGATTACCTCACCAAGCCCTTCGAGAACATCGACGAAGTGAGCATGACGGTGGCCAAGGCCGCCGAGCGCAAGGCCCTGCGAGACCGGGCCCGCGCGCTGGAGGAGGCGCTCACCGCGCGCAACCAGTTCGAGGAGCTCATCGGCCAGTCGTCGCAGATGCGCGCCGTCTTCAAGCTGGTGGAGACGGTGAGCCACTCCACCGCCACGGTGCTCATCCAGGGCGAGAGCGGCACGGGCAAGGAGCTGGTGGCTCGCGCCATCCACTACCGCAGCGCGCGCAAGGACAAGCCCTTCGTGGCGGTCAACTGCTCGGCGCTGACGGACACGCTGCTGGAGAGCGAGCTCTTCGGTCACATCAAGGGCAGCTTCACCGGGGCCACCTCGAACAAGAAGGGCCTGTTCGAGGCCGCGGACGGCGGCACCATCTTCCTCGACGAGATTGGCGACGTGCCTCCCGCCACCCAGGTGCGCCTGTTGCGCGTGCTGCAGGAGGGCGAGGTCAAGCGCGTGGGCGCCAACGAGCCGGTGAAGGTGGACGTGCGCGTCATCGCCGCCACGCACGTGGACCTGAACCGGGCCAAGGAGCAGGGCAAGTTCCGAGAGGACCTGTTCTACCGGCTCAACGTCATCACCATCGATCTGCCGCCGCTGCGCGACCGTCCCGAGGACGTGCCGCTGCTGGCCCACCACTTCCTCAAGCTGTACTCGGGGAAGGTGGGCAAGCGGGTGACGGGCTTCATGCCGCGCGCCATGGAGGCGCTCACCTGCAACCGGTGGATGGGCAACGTGCGCGAGCTGGAGAACGTCATCGAGCGCGCCGTCGTCCTCACGTCCAAGGAAGTGCTGGACGTGGATGACCTGCCGCCGGGCTTCCAGGACGCGCCCCAGGCCGGAGCCCAGGTCGAGGTCTTCAGCCTCGCGCACCTGCCGTACGCCCAGGCGAAGCGGCTGGCCATGCGTGCCTTCGAGCGGCGCTACCTCACCGCGCTGCTCGAGAGGAACAACCACAACGTCTCCAGCGCCGCACGCGCCGCGGGCGTCGATCGCTCCAACTTCCGCCGCCTGCTCAAGCAGTACGAGGTGGGGGGCCGCTCCATGAAGCGCGGCAAGGATGACGACGACACCCTCGAGGTGGCGTCCTAG
- a CDS encoding replication-associated recombination protein A, with protein MDLFEHASKKDEAALAPLAERMRPSRLEEFVGQEHLTGEGRFLRRAIQHDQVPSLILWGPPGTGKTTLAHLIARSTGASFESLSAVLSGVKDIRETVARAQERWRMNRQRTILFVDEIHRFNKAQQDALLPHVEKGTVTLIGATTENPSFEVNAALLSRARVVTLRGLEEEELVALLHRAVTDPKGLNGKVQVDDEALTFIVQASGGDARRALTALEAAAAHGGTRVDKAIAEEALQHKALLYDKGGEEHYNVVSAFIKSMRGSDVDAALYWMTRMLEAGEDPVFIFRRMVIFASEDIGNADPRALGVAVDALRAFELVGLPEGTLPLTQAVTYLALAPKSNAVLTAYAEARTAVTEGGPLPVPMHLRNAPTKMMKSLGYGAGYKYPHNFEGNYVPEDYLPDALRGRRFYQPTHNGFEHELAERYEEIQRQLAGRPREPGEEG; from the coding sequence ATGGACCTCTTCGAGCATGCCAGCAAGAAGGACGAGGCGGCCCTGGCCCCTCTGGCGGAGCGGATGCGTCCCTCCCGGCTGGAGGAGTTCGTCGGCCAGGAGCACCTGACGGGCGAGGGGCGCTTCCTCCGCCGGGCCATCCAGCACGACCAGGTGCCCTCGCTCATCCTCTGGGGCCCCCCGGGGACGGGCAAGACGACGCTCGCCCACCTCATCGCCCGCTCCACGGGCGCCTCCTTCGAGTCGCTCTCCGCCGTGCTCTCCGGCGTGAAGGACATCCGCGAGACGGTGGCCCGCGCCCAGGAGCGTTGGCGGATGAACCGCCAGCGCACCATCCTCTTCGTGGATGAGATCCACCGCTTCAACAAGGCGCAGCAGGACGCGCTGCTGCCCCACGTGGAGAAGGGCACCGTCACCCTCATCGGCGCCACCACGGAGAACCCCTCCTTCGAGGTGAACGCCGCCCTGCTCTCCCGGGCCCGCGTCGTCACCCTGCGCGGATTGGAGGAGGAGGAGCTCGTGGCGCTGCTGCACCGGGCGGTGACGGACCCCAAGGGGCTGAATGGCAAGGTGCAGGTGGACGACGAGGCGCTCACCTTCATCGTCCAGGCGTCGGGAGGAGACGCGCGCAGGGCCCTCACCGCGCTGGAGGCGGCGGCGGCGCACGGCGGCACCCGGGTGGACAAGGCCATCGCCGAGGAGGCCCTGCAGCACAAGGCGCTCCTCTACGACAAGGGCGGCGAGGAGCACTACAACGTCGTCAGCGCCTTCATCAAATCCATGCGGGGCTCGGACGTGGACGCCGCGCTCTACTGGATGACGCGCATGCTGGAGGCCGGGGAGGACCCCGTCTTCATCTTCCGGCGCATGGTCATCTTCGCCTCGGAGGACATCGGCAACGCGGACCCGCGGGCGCTGGGCGTGGCGGTGGATGCGCTGCGGGCCTTCGAGCTGGTGGGCCTGCCCGAGGGCACCCTGCCCCTCACGCAGGCGGTGACGTACCTGGCGCTGGCGCCCAAGTCGAACGCCGTGCTCACCGCGTACGCCGAGGCGCGCACCGCCGTCACCGAGGGCGGACCCCTGCCCGTCCCCATGCACCTGCGCAACGCGCCCACGAAGATGATGAAGTCACTCGGGTACGGCGCCGGCTACAAGTACCCCCACAACTTCGAGGGCAACTACGTCCCCGAGGACTACCTCCCCGACGCCCTGCGCGGCCGGCGCTTCTACCAGCCCACGCACAACGGCTTCGAGCACGAGCTGGCCGAGCGGTACGAGGAGATCCAACGCCAGCTCGCGGGCCGTCCCCGCGAGCCGGGCGAGGAAGGCTAG